TCGGGCTGGCGTTCCTCAACCCGGGCGAGCGCGCGCTCATGCCCGAGGGGCCCTTCAGTCAGTACGAGTTCACCACCCGCCTCATGGGCGGCGAGTGCGTGCTGGTGCCCCTGCGCGACTACCGCTACGACCTGCGGGAGATGGCGCGCCGCCTCGACCGGAGCACCAAGCTGGTGTGGATCGGCAACCCCAACAACCCCACCGGCGCCATCGTCACCAACGACGAGGTCACCGCCTTCCTCGAGGCGACGCCGCCGAGCTGCGTGGTGGTGTTGGATGAAGCCTACGGCGAGTACGTCGAGGACCCGCATTACCCCGACTCGCTGACCCTGCTCAAGGAGGGGGCGGATAACCTCATCGTCCTGCGCACGTTCTCCAAGATCTACGCGCTGGCGGGGCTGCGCATCGGCTACGGCTTCGGCCCGCCGCGGCTGATTGACAGCCTCATGCGCGTGCGCGCGCCCTTCAACGTCAGCACCGTCGCCATGGAGGGGGCGCGCGCCAGCCTGCGCGATCCCGGTCAGGTCGAGCGCAGCCTCAAGGTCGTCCGCGAGGGCAAGGACTACCTCTACGGCGAGTTCGCACGCCTCGGCGTCTCCTATGTCCCGACGCACGCCAACTTCATCCTGGTGGACGCAGCC
This Armatimonadota bacterium DNA region includes the following protein-coding sequences:
- the hisC gene encoding histidinol-phosphate transaminase; this translates as MADDGLTRPAIAGLRPYSPGKPIAQVQREYGLSDIIKLASNENPLGPSPLALEAMKQALTQSRLYPDNDWYDLRRELAAHLGLPAEQIVIGRGSDEVILGIGLAFLNPGERALMPEGPFSQYEFTTRLMGGECVLVPLRDYRYDLREMARRLDRSTKLVWIGNPNNPTGAIVTNDEVTAFLEATPPSCVVVLDEAYGEYVEDPHYPDSLTLLKEGADNLIVLRTFSKIYALAGLRIGYGFGPPRLIDSLMRVRAPFNVSTVAMEGARASLRDPGQVERSLKVVREGKDYLYGEFARLGVSYVPTHANFILVDAAADCRQVFEGLLRQGVIVRTGDIFGLPTHIRVTIGLPDQNRRFIAALEQVLTESA